A part of Desulfotomaculum nigrificans DSM 574 genomic DNA contains:
- a CDS encoding glycosyltransferase, protein MDILYVSKLCSKKKFEEIFISCQIKPQQQAQKFHHLFVSGLAEHEDVQVTVMSDLPISRVNTKRIWWCSSSELENKTVFKHLPHLNMAVIGHIIAFFTAFFTTAKWCVTNKKSKKYIICDVLNLTISVAAKAAANLFGVNTVAIVTDIPSFMQGYTKEGEKGFKSAFIELYTSLCNYFLKRYNAYIILTEQMNRLVNPKGKPHIVIEGMVDVRMREVSNLLEDKYQEKVVIYAGALHEKYGVKKLIEAFMNVSLKDARLWLFGSGELESEIREYEKKDSRIKFWGMVPNKEVVEKEVKATLLVNPRPSNEEFTKYSFPSKNMEYMVSGTPILTTQLPGMPEEYYDFIFTFNGESVDDMAIGLEKVLTMPRDELHWFGDRAKKFVLENKNNVVQARKLYDFISTYVCKY, encoded by the coding sequence ATGGATATACTGTATGTTTCAAAATTATGTTCAAAGAAAAAATTTGAAGAAATTTTTATATCTTGTCAAATTAAGCCACAACAACAGGCACAAAAGTTTCATCATCTGTTCGTGAGCGGTCTTGCCGAGCATGAAGATGTGCAAGTTACGGTAATGAGTGATTTACCGATTTCGCGTGTCAATACTAAAAGAATCTGGTGGTGTAGTTCGTCGGAACTTGAAAACAAAACAGTGTTTAAACACCTACCACACTTAAACATGGCAGTAATCGGACATATTATCGCCTTTTTTACGGCCTTTTTTACCACTGCAAAATGGTGTGTGACAAACAAAAAAAGCAAGAAATACATTATTTGCGATGTTTTGAATTTGACCATAAGTGTTGCAGCTAAAGCGGCGGCTAACCTTTTCGGCGTAAACACTGTGGCTATCGTTACTGATATTCCAAGTTTTATGCAGGGGTACACGAAAGAAGGGGAAAAAGGATTTAAATCGGCATTTATTGAACTCTATACCTCGCTTTGTAATTATTTTTTAAAACGGTATAATGCTTATATTATTTTGACAGAGCAAATGAATAGGCTAGTTAATCCTAAGGGTAAACCGCATATTGTCATCGAAGGTATGGTTGATGTTAGGATGAGAGAAGTTTCAAACCTATTGGAAGATAAATACCAAGAAAAAGTAGTTATTTATGCGGGAGCCCTTCATGAGAAATATGGTGTAAAAAAGCTTATTGAAGCGTTTATGAATGTATCGTTAAAAGACGCTAGGTTGTGGCTCTTTGGTTCTGGTGAACTGGAAAGTGAAATAAGAGAATATGAAAAAAAAGATAGTCGTATAAAATTTTGGGGAATGGTACCCAATAAAGAAGTAGTAGAGAAAGAAGTAAAAGCAACCTTGCTTGTTAATCCCCGTCCTTCTAATGAAGAGTTTACAAAGTATTCTTTCCCATCCAAAAATATGGAATATATGGTTTCAGGTACACCTATACTTACCACTCAGTTACCTGGTATGCCAGAAGAATATTATGACTTTATATTCACTTTTAACGGAGAGTCTGTGGATGATATGGCTATTGGCCTTGAGAAGGTACTGACTATGCCAAGAGATGAACTGCACTGGTTTGGAGATCGAGCTAAAAAGTTTGTGCTTGAAAATAAAAATAACGTAGTTCAAGCGCGAAAATTATACGATTTTATCAGTACATATGTATGTAAATATTAA
- a CDS encoding glycosyltransferase family 4 protein, with product MRVLFLTNIPAPYRVDFFNELGKLCELTVLFERRSAADRNKDWISDEAVNFKPVFLKGIKFGNDSSFCPSVLQWLKKDRFDIFVIGGYSTPTGMLAIECLKLRHIPYFLNVDGGFIKDDKPIVAAIKKHFIGSATWWLSTGNETNRYLEHYGAKNERIFIYPFTSVKSSELYSNIASESEKISLRQELGISGNRVTLSVGQFIYRKGFDVLIRAWKCVSQSINLLIIGGGPNEEKLLSLISEEGLVNVHLIGFKKKDELRKYYRAADLFVLPTREDIWGLVINEAMACGLPVISTDKCVAALELVKDSENGYIVPVDNEAALANKINRIFSDEGMLRSMANKSIERIKPYTIENMAQVHYDLFTRLKSC from the coding sequence ATGAGGGTTTTGTTTTTAACCAATATACCTGCGCCGTATCGAGTTGATTTTTTTAATGAGCTAGGTAAGCTATGCGAGTTGACAGTTCTTTTTGAAAGGCGTTCAGCAGCTGACCGTAATAAGGACTGGATTTCGGATGAGGCTGTAAACTTTAAGCCCGTCTTCCTTAAAGGTATAAAGTTTGGAAATGATAGTTCCTTTTGCCCATCCGTACTTCAGTGGCTTAAGAAGGATCGATTCGATATATTTGTAATCGGCGGTTACAGCACACCTACTGGAATGCTGGCAATAGAATGCCTCAAACTACGTCACATACCTTATTTTCTTAACGTCGATGGTGGATTCATAAAGGATGACAAACCCATTGTGGCTGCAATAAAAAAGCATTTTATTGGTAGCGCCACATGGTGGCTCAGTACCGGAAATGAAACCAACCGTTACCTCGAACATTACGGCGCAAAGAATGAAAGGATATTTATATATCCTTTTACGTCTGTAAAATCTTCGGAATTATATTCAAACATAGCTTCCGAATCCGAAAAAATATCTCTTAGACAAGAGCTTGGTATCTCCGGTAACAGGGTGACTTTGTCGGTAGGACAGTTTATATATCGCAAGGGATTTGACGTTCTTATAAGAGCGTGGAAATGCGTGTCCCAAAGTATAAACCTTTTAATTATAGGTGGCGGACCAAACGAAGAGAAGCTTTTATCGCTAATATCTGAAGAAGGATTGGTTAATGTACACCTAATAGGCTTTAAGAAAAAAGACGAGCTTAGGAAATATTATCGTGCGGCAGATTTATTTGTGTTGCCTACGCGTGAGGATATATGGGGTCTTGTTATAAATGAGGCTATGGCTTGCGGTTTGCCTGTGATTTCAACGGATAAATGCGTAGCGGCTCTTGAACTTGTAAAAGATAGTGAAAATGGATATATTGTGCCGGTTGATAATGAAGCTGCTCTTGCAAATAAGATTAACCGTATTTTTTCAGATGAAGGTATGTTGCGCAGTATGGCAAATAAGAGCATTGAGCGTATCAAACCATATACAATAGAGAATATGGCTCAGGTGCATTATGATTTGTTTACCAGATTGAAAAGTTGCTAA
- a CDS encoding glycosyltransferase — MGERVKQEYRCNMRVLTINSVYNSGSTGKIAAAIHKGLLERGHISSIAYGRGEVVNDPGVYHIGWDWEVKLHVLHTRLFGTVGHGSILGTIQLLKYMDKFKPDVVHFHNIHGYFVNVYMLVDYIRQKEIPVVWTLHDDWAFTGRCGYFYECERWKSGCGDCPNLAEYPSTLFLDRSAGEWKRKRKAFCSIQRLVLTPPSQWLADDVRRSFLGDKWIEVVPNGIDTQDTFYPRDRNELRQKIGISQTQPVVLAVAPDFTNERKGGKYVIELANAVEKDNIKVLIVGWKGDTNSLPPNVIALPPTQNQHELAECYSAADVFVITSRGENFPTVVLESLACGTPVVGFKVGGIPEQANGHCGITVTPGDVVELRKGVLRVLSKRDSFVRKSCRKTAVEKYSNQVMIEKYISIYRELLKYRN; from the coding sequence GTGGGGGAAAGAGTAAAACAAGAATACAGGTGCAATATGAGAGTTCTGACAATAAATTCAGTTTATAATTCCGGAAGTACAGGCAAGATAGCTGCAGCCATACATAAAGGCTTGCTTGAAAGAGGACATATTTCCTCAATAGCCTATGGGCGTGGTGAGGTTGTTAATGATCCAGGAGTATATCACATTGGCTGGGACTGGGAGGTCAAGCTACATGTACTTCATACCCGGCTGTTTGGCACTGTGGGACATGGTTCAATTCTAGGAACCATACAATTGCTAAAATACATGGATAAGTTCAAACCCGATGTAGTTCATTTTCACAATATACATGGCTATTTTGTCAATGTTTATATGCTTGTCGATTATATAAGACAAAAGGAAATCCCGGTAGTCTGGACATTGCACGATGACTGGGCATTTACTGGACGTTGTGGTTATTTTTATGAGTGTGAAAGATGGAAGAGTGGGTGCGGTGACTGCCCAAATCTTGCCGAATATCCATCAACACTTTTCCTTGATCGCAGCGCTGGCGAATGGAAGCGTAAGCGAAAGGCTTTCTGTTCTATACAGCGTCTTGTTTTAACCCCACCTTCACAATGGCTGGCGGATGATGTGCGCCGTTCTTTCCTTGGTGATAAATGGATAGAAGTTGTTCCAAACGGTATAGATACTCAGGATACTTTTTATCCAAGGGACCGCAATGAGTTAAGGCAAAAGATTGGCATATCTCAAACACAGCCTGTTGTTCTGGCAGTTGCGCCTGATTTTACCAATGAGCGTAAGGGTGGAAAGTATGTTATAGAACTTGCCAATGCGGTTGAAAAGGATAATATAAAGGTTTTAATAGTCGGCTGGAAGGGTGATACCAATAGCCTGCCGCCAAATGTAATAGCCTTGCCGCCTACACAAAACCAGCATGAGCTTGCCGAATGCTACTCTGCGGCGGATGTTTTTGTCATTACATCCAGAGGTGAAAACTTCCCAACCGTGGTGCTTGAGTCGCTTGCATGTGGTACACCTGTTGTCGGCTTTAAAGTCGGTGGAATACCTGAACAGGCAAATGGGCATTGTGGCATAACTGTTACTCCCGGAGATGTTGTGGAACTGCGAAAAGGAGTACTTCGTGTACTTTCAAAACGTGACAGCTTTGTACGAAAGTCCTGTCGTAAAACTGCTGTTGAAAAATATAGCAACCAAGTAATGATTGAGAAATATATCAGTATTTACAGGGAATTATTGAAATATAGAAATTAG
- the wecB gene encoding non-hydrolyzing UDP-N-acetylglucosamine 2-epimerase: MTKLKVMTIIGTRPEIIRLSEVIKACDRYFNHILVHTGQNWDYTLNQVFFDDLGLREPDYYLSAAGAHLGETMGNIIAKSYEVLLQEKPGALLILGDTNSALCAISAKRLKIPIFHMEAGNRCFDQNVPEEINRKIVDHISDINLPYTEHSRRYLLAEGIRKEHIFVTGSPMTEVLQKNMDKILQSKVLAELGLEPGKYILVSAHREENIDNEKNFISLMNALNSIAEKYQMPIIYSTHPRSWKRIEERGFKFHPLIRQLKPFGFFDYNKLQLNAFCVLSDSGTLSEESAILGFPAVLIRTSTERPEVLDKGTVVIGGITEKDIEQAVQLCREMWGNGEKTVLAPDYADANVSVKVVKIIQSYAKIVDKFVWGKE; this comes from the coding sequence TTGACAAAGCTTAAGGTTATGACAATAATTGGCACAAGACCTGAAATAATCCGCCTGTCTGAGGTTATAAAGGCGTGCGACAGGTACTTTAATCACATATTGGTCCACACCGGTCAGAACTGGGATTATACCCTGAACCAGGTTTTCTTCGATGATTTAGGGTTACGGGAGCCGGACTATTATTTAAGTGCTGCCGGGGCTCATCTCGGCGAAACCATGGGTAACATTATCGCCAAGTCCTATGAGGTCCTCCTACAGGAAAAGCCCGGTGCCCTTTTAATCTTAGGAGATACCAATTCCGCCCTCTGTGCCATCTCTGCCAAGCGCTTGAAGATACCCATTTTCCATATGGAGGCGGGTAACCGCTGCTTTGACCAGAACGTGCCGGAGGAAATCAACCGCAAGATCGTCGATCACATCAGCGACATCAACCTGCCCTATACCGAGCATTCCCGCCGCTACCTGCTGGCGGAGGGTATCCGTAAGGAGCATATCTTTGTCACCGGTTCGCCCATGACCGAAGTGCTGCAAAAAAATATGGATAAAATCCTGCAAAGCAAAGTACTGGCTGAACTTGGCCTGGAGCCGGGCAAGTACATACTGGTGTCGGCCCACCGGGAGGAGAACATAGATAACGAGAAAAACTTTATCTCACTGATGAATGCCTTAAACAGCATAGCCGAAAAATATCAAATGCCCATTATTTACTCAACCCACCCGAGAAGCTGGAAACGGATAGAGGAAAGGGGCTTTAAATTCCACCCGTTAATCAGACAATTAAAACCTTTTGGATTCTTTGACTACAATAAGCTGCAGCTGAATGCTTTCTGCGTACTGTCTGACAGCGGCACGCTCTCCGAGGAGTCGGCGATACTGGGTTTTCCGGCGGTGTTGATTAGGACATCAACTGAGCGTCCTGAGGTGCTGGATAAGGGTACCGTGGTGATCGGTGGGATAACGGAGAAGGATATAGAGCAGGCTGTGCAGTTGTGCAGGGAAATGTGGGGAAACGGTGAGAAGACTGTATTGGCGCCGGATTACGCGGATGCAAACGTGTCGGTGAAGGTTGTGAAGATAATACAGAGTTATGCGAAGATAGTGGATAAGTTTGTGTGGGGGAAAGAGTAA
- a CDS encoding NAD-dependent epimerase/dehydratase family protein, which translates to MKTVLVTGAGGFIGKNLCATLEQRKDIEILRYGRNNTREELADYTARADFVFHLAGVNRPRNVEDFDKGNRGFTEELLELLEISGKKAPVVITSSIQAVLDNHYGVSKKAAEDAVFEWSRRNGTPVYVYRLPNVFGKWCRPNYNSVVATFCHNIAHGLPVQINNPATEITLVYVDDVVAELIAAMDGLAHIGDDGFCYVPRTFKVTLQKLADTIYSFAESRKNLVMPNFEGDFERFLYATYTSYLPEDGFGYELEMKHDNRGWLAEFIKSRQFGQIFISRTKPGITRGNHWHHTKIEKFLVVEGEAVIKFKKIGTDEVLEYKVSGEQLKVIDIPAGYTHSITNVGTTDVITLFWANEIFNPDKPDTYYLEV; encoded by the coding sequence ATGAAAACAGTATTGGTTACCGGTGCTGGCGGTTTTATTGGCAAAAACCTTTGCGCCACACTTGAACAACGCAAAGACATTGAAATCCTGCGTTACGGCCGGAACAATACCAGAGAGGAATTAGCTGATTATACTGCCCGTGCGGATTTTGTCTTTCACCTGGCAGGCGTCAACAGACCCCGAAATGTTGAGGATTTTGACAAAGGAAATCGCGGTTTTACTGAAGAGTTGCTCGAACTGCTTGAGATTAGCGGGAAGAAGGCACCTGTAGTCATTACTTCATCCATTCAAGCCGTATTGGACAACCATTACGGTGTAAGTAAAAAGGCTGCAGAAGATGCGGTTTTTGAATGGTCCCGTCGTAATGGTACACCGGTATATGTTTATCGCCTGCCAAATGTATTCGGTAAGTGGTGCCGGCCTAACTATAATTCGGTAGTAGCCACTTTTTGCCATAATATTGCCCATGGGCTTCCCGTTCAAATAAATAATCCGGCCACCGAGATAACACTTGTTTATGTTGATGATGTTGTTGCTGAATTGATCGCAGCGATGGACGGACTTGCGCATATTGGTGATGATGGTTTCTGTTATGTACCGCGCACGTTCAAGGTTACACTGCAAAAATTGGCCGACACCATATATTCTTTTGCCGAGAGCCGCAAAAATCTTGTCATGCCGAATTTCGAAGGCGATTTTGAAAGATTCCTTTATGCCACTTATACTTCCTACCTGCCGGAAGACGGCTTTGGCTATGAACTTGAAATGAAGCATGACAACCGCGGTTGGTTGGCCGAGTTTATCAAGTCCAGGCAGTTTGGCCAGATCTTTATTTCACGCACAAAACCCGGCATAACACGGGGCAATCACTGGCACCATACTAAAATTGAAAAATTCCTCGTTGTTGAAGGCGAGGCTGTTATAAAGTTTAAAAAGATAGGAACCGATGAAGTCTTAGAATACAAAGTGTCCGGCGAACAGCTTAAAGTCATAGACATACCTGCGGGTTATACCCATTCTATAACCAATGTCGGCACCACGGATGTAATCACATTATTCTGGGCTAATGAAATATTTAACCCGGACAAGCCTGATACATATTATCTGGAGGTATAA
- a CDS encoding nucleoside-diphosphate sugar epimerase/dehydratase → MFKDKCLLITGGTGSFGNAVLRRFLHTDIGEIRIFSRDEKKQDDMRKELKNDKVKFFIGDVRDYNSIASAMHGVDYVFHAAALKQVPSCEFFPMEAVKTNVIGTENVLNAAIAYGVKKVICLSTDKAVYPINAMGISKAMMEKVVIAKSRTVDPEKTTICCTRYGNVMASRGSVIPLFVQQIKSGQPLTVTDPNMTRFLMSLHESVELVLFAFQNANQGDIFVQKAPASTIADLAQAIKELFHADNEIKIIGTRHGEKLYETLLTREEMVHAEDLGDYYRIPADTRDLNYDKYFVDGKEQITYGWEYNSHNTERLNVEQVKEKLLTLGFIRHELENWEAKL, encoded by the coding sequence ATGTTTAAAGATAAATGCCTGCTTATAACCGGTGGCACTGGTTCATTCGGCAATGCTGTTCTAAGAAGATTTTTACATACTGATATAGGTGAAATCCGCATCTTTTCGCGTGATGAGAAGAAACAGGATGACATGCGAAAGGAACTTAAAAATGATAAGGTTAAGTTCTTTATCGGCGACGTGAGAGATTACAACAGTATCGCATCCGCTATGCATGGCGTGGATTATGTGTTTCATGCTGCAGCCCTTAAACAGGTTCCGTCTTGTGAGTTTTTTCCTATGGAAGCTGTCAAAACAAATGTGATAGGTACAGAAAATGTACTGAATGCTGCTATAGCCTATGGCGTCAAAAAGGTTATTTGTTTATCAACTGACAAGGCAGTATATCCCATAAACGCCATGGGCATTTCCAAAGCCATGATGGAGAAAGTTGTGATAGCCAAGTCACGCACGGTAGATCCTGAAAAAACTACCATATGCTGTACTCGCTACGGCAATGTTATGGCTTCCCGTGGTTCGGTAATACCCCTTTTTGTTCAGCAGATTAAATCAGGCCAACCCCTTACCGTAACTGATCCGAACATGACCCGTTTCCTTATGTCACTCCATGAGTCAGTGGAACTGGTTCTGTTTGCTTTCCAGAATGCCAACCAGGGTGATATATTTGTACAGAAAGCACCGGCTTCCACTATTGCCGATCTGGCCCAGGCAATTAAAGAACTTTTCCATGCCGATAATGAGATAAAGATTATAGGCACCCGCCACGGTGAGAAATTGTATGAAACGTTGCTTACCCGCGAAGAAATGGTCCATGCCGAGGATCTTGGAGATTATTACCGCATTCCGGCGGATACTCGCGATTTAAACTATGATAAATATTTTGTGGACGGTAAGGAACAGATAACCTACGGGTGGGAATATAATTCACATAATACCGAGCGACTCAATGTAGAACAGGTCAAAGAAAAGCTTTTAACCCTTGGCTTCATCAGGCATGAGCTTGAAAATTGGGAGGCAAAGTTATGA
- a CDS encoding glycosyltransferase family 4 protein: MNVLFLTLAYPEGEDERNIYTDLMHEFKNRGNNVYVVCQRERRFCKPTEYKIESGINVLRVKTGNITKTNIIEKGISTLLLENQFIKAIKRHLGHIRFDLLIYSTPPITFERVVKFIKKRNNCKTYLLLKDIFPQNAVDIGMMRKGSLVWHYFRTKEKRLYAISDYIGCMSKANVEYLLKHNPEIEKHKVEECPNCIKPESFCDINDRHLDIRERYGIPSEAVIFVYGGNLGRPQGIGFLLKVLEHVKERGDIFFLIVGSGTEYGRIEQYIKSSKQRNVKLMNSLPKADYDKLLKSCDVGLIFLDHRFTIPNFPSRLTAYMESAIPVLAATDVNTDIKDVLYQAGCGMWARSGDLDGYLRLVDKLASDFKLRRQMGLNGRKYLEKYYTVSRGYDIITAHLKEKVQNV; this comes from the coding sequence ATGAATGTACTTTTTTTAACTCTCGCTTATCCTGAAGGAGAGGATGAGAGAAATATATATACTGATTTAATGCATGAGTTTAAAAACCGTGGCAATAATGTTTATGTTGTTTGTCAGCGTGAGCGCCGTTTTTGTAAGCCTACAGAGTACAAAATTGAAAGTGGGATTAATGTCTTACGTGTGAAAACAGGTAATATAACTAAAACTAATATTATTGAGAAGGGTATATCCACTCTTCTTCTTGAAAACCAGTTCATTAAGGCCATAAAAAGACATCTTGGGCATATAAGGTTCGACCTTTTAATCTATTCAACACCACCGATAACATTTGAACGTGTGGTAAAGTTCATAAAAAAACGGAATAACTGTAAAACATATTTGCTCCTTAAGGATATATTCCCTCAGAATGCTGTTGATATTGGCATGATGAGGAAGGGGAGTTTGGTTTGGCATTATTTTAGAACAAAAGAAAAGCGACTTTACGCAATTTCAGATTACATAGGTTGTATGTCCAAAGCAAATGTAGAGTACCTTTTGAAGCATAATCCAGAGATTGAAAAACATAAGGTAGAAGAGTGCCCCAATTGTATAAAGCCTGAGTCGTTTTGTGACATTAATGACAGGCATTTGGATATACGAGAGAGATACGGTATACCAAGTGAAGCCGTGATCTTTGTTTACGGTGGAAATCTTGGACGACCACAGGGGATAGGATTTCTTCTTAAAGTACTTGAACATGTGAAGGAACGTGGAGATATTTTTTTCCTGATAGTGGGTTCTGGTACTGAGTATGGACGTATTGAACAATATATAAAAAGCAGTAAACAGCGTAACGTAAAGCTTATGAACTCGCTTCCTAAGGCGGATTATGATAAGTTATTGAAAAGTTGTGATGTGGGTCTAATTTTTCTGGATCATCGATTTACAATACCTAATTTCCCGTCGCGTTTAACAGCCTATATGGAGTCAGCTATTCCAGTGCTTGCTGCCACAGATGTTAATACAGATATTAAAGATGTGTTATACCAAGCAGGATGTGGAATGTGGGCCAGAAGTGGAGACTTGGACGGGTATCTAAGACTAGTTGATAAATTAGCCTCTGATTTTAAATTACGTAGGCAAATGGGTCTGAATGGGCGAAAGTATCTTGAAAAGTATTATACAGTTTCTCGGGGGTACGACATAATTACTGCCCACTTAAAGGAGAAGGTGCAAAATGTTTAA
- a CDS encoding DegT/DnrJ/EryC1/StrS family aminotransferase has product MQKRIYLSPPHMSGYEMKYIQEAFETNWIAPLGPNVDAFEHELCNYVGSKYGLALSSGTAGIHLALRYLGVGPGDYVFCSSLTFAGSCNPIMYQHANPVFIDSEPESWNMSPEALEKAFAWAKKENKMPKAVIIVDLYGQSADYERLLPICKHYGVPVIEDAAEALGATYQGKKCGTFGHIGVFSFNGNKIITTSGGGMVVSDDEEAIKKMRFWSTQAREPERHYEHKEYGYNYRMSNICAGIGRGQLIALGDRIKAKKEIRKRYEEGLKDLPVKFMPVSVKGEPNYWLTVMTINEECKVNPVDIIVALEKGNIESRPVWKPMHMQPVFANCYFFSHACDEDVGTDLFARGICLPSGSAMTQEEQERVIEIIKTVF; this is encoded by the coding sequence ATGCAGAAAAGAATATACCTCTCTCCGCCCCATATGAGTGGATATGAGATGAAATACATACAAGAAGCTTTTGAGACAAACTGGATTGCACCTTTAGGACCTAATGTTGACGCCTTTGAGCATGAGTTATGCAACTATGTAGGATCAAAGTATGGACTGGCCCTATCCTCGGGAACAGCAGGTATTCACCTTGCCTTGAGATACCTTGGTGTAGGCCCGGGAGATTATGTATTTTGCTCAAGCCTGACATTTGCAGGTAGCTGTAACCCGATAATGTACCAGCATGCTAATCCGGTATTCATAGATTCAGAACCTGAGAGTTGGAATATGTCACCTGAGGCACTAGAGAAGGCCTTTGCTTGGGCTAAAAAGGAGAACAAGATGCCAAAGGCTGTAATAATAGTAGATCTTTATGGTCAGAGTGCCGATTATGAGAGGTTGCTGCCTATCTGTAAACATTATGGTGTTCCAGTAATAGAAGATGCTGCAGAGGCTTTAGGAGCCACTTATCAGGGTAAAAAGTGCGGTACTTTTGGACATATAGGGGTTTTTTCTTTTAACGGAAATAAAATAATAACCACCTCGGGTGGTGGAATGGTTGTTTCCGATGATGAGGAAGCCATAAAGAAGATGCGTTTCTGGTCCACACAGGCACGTGAACCAGAACGGCATTATGAACATAAGGAATATGGATACAACTATCGTATGTCAAATATTTGTGCAGGTATAGGCCGAGGCCAGCTAATAGCACTTGGTGATCGAATAAAGGCAAAAAAAGAAATACGTAAGAGATATGAAGAAGGACTCAAGGATTTGCCAGTAAAGTTTATGCCTGTGTCTGTAAAAGGTGAGCCAAACTATTGGCTGACCGTTATGACCATAAATGAGGAGTGTAAGGTTAATCCAGTAGACATAATAGTTGCTCTCGAAAAGGGAAATATTGAATCACGTCCAGTTTGGAAGCCCATGCATATGCAACCGGTTTTTGCGAATTGCTATTTCTTTTCTCATGCATGTGATGAGGATGTCGGAACTGACCTGTTCGCCCGGGGGATCTGCTTGCCTTCTGGTTCGGCTATGACGCAGGAAGAGCAAGAGAGGGTCATAGAAATAATTAAAACAGTTTTTTGA
- a CDS encoding HAD family hydrolase, producing the protein MVKYKAVIFDLDDTLYPEMDYVRSGFKVTAELISSVVGAKSKKIYEKLLKIFEENKTGVFDRILAFYGVNDKKLIKECVDTYRNHFPQINLTSETEELLQWLKAKGIKIGIITDGRPKGQWKKIQALGLEKYCDRIIVTDELGGLEYRKPCEVSYKKMLLDLDIRPEETIYVGDNPAKDFISANMLQMTTIMLFHANGIYKQIGFPLEYTAQHTVKTLVEIKEFLEDGVN; encoded by the coding sequence ATGGTAAAGTATAAGGCTGTCATTTTTGATCTTGATGATACGCTATATCCAGAAATGGATTATGTAAGAAGTGGGTTCAAAGTAACAGCTGAACTTATTTCATCCGTCGTTGGCGCAAAAAGTAAAAAGATATACGAGAAACTATTAAAGATATTTGAAGAAAATAAAACAGGTGTATTTGATAGGATTCTTGCTTTCTACGGCGTTAATGATAAAAAGTTAATAAAAGAATGTGTTGACACATATAGAAACCATTTTCCCCAAATAAACTTGACTAGTGAAACTGAAGAATTACTACAGTGGCTTAAAGCAAAAGGTATAAAGATTGGGATTATTACTGATGGTAGACCTAAAGGGCAGTGGAAGAAAATACAGGCCCTAGGCCTTGAAAAATACTGTGACAGAATAATAGTAACAGACGAACTTGGTGGGCTTGAATATCGTAAACCATGCGAAGTTTCTTATAAAAAGATGCTTTTAGACTTAGATATAAGACCAGAAGAAACTATATATGTTGGAGATAACCCAGCAAAGGATTTTATTAGTGCTAACATGTTGCAAATGACTACAATTATGCTATTTCATGCTAATGGTATATATAAACAGATTGGTTTTCCTCTAGAGTATACTGCTCAACACACTGTAAAAACGTTAGTAGAAATAAAAGAATTCTTGGAAGATGGTGTGAATTAA